CACTGATAATCATCACAATGAAAGAGGCACAGGTTTTCAAGTTTCTGCTTCCCAAGCCAGAAACAGATGTGGGTATGGCTTTTTTTGATCATCAAGACTTCAAGGCATCTATCATGAAAGATGGTGGCTTTGAAAAGGATTCTGGGGTTCCAAACAGAAAGAGACTGATAATCAAGTTTCGCATTCCTAATCCTAagataaaaacagaaaaaactaATAAAGATTCCAAGCCCATCATCAACAAAAACTCTGGTTATCGTGAGAGGGTTAGGAAACTTCTGACAGAGGCCTTTTCTAGAGTTTCTTCTGAAACTGATGAGAGCATATCACTAGAAATAGACCCGGTTCAAGTCGTTGCTTCAGTGGAGTCTGTTATGTTTGAAAGGATTGGGTGGTCTAATCCCATCAAGAAGGCTAGTTATCAATCCATCTTGTTCAATCTCAAAGACCCAAAGAACCCAGACTTGAGGAGGAAGGTGCTTCTTGGAGAGATCAAGCCTGAGAATCTTGTAACAATGAGTGTCGAAGAGATGGCTAGTAACAAAAGGCAGAGTGAGAACGTACAGATACAGTTGAAAGGTTGAAAAGATGTATGCATGATGCTGATGAGGAAGAAAAGGCCACCACTGATATGTTCCAGTGTAGCCGGTGTCGTGAGCGCAAGTGTACTTATTACCAAATGCAGACCCGGAGTGCTAGTGAACCCATGACAAGTGACAACTTATGTCACTTGTGTCAAATGCAACAAACGTTGGAAGGTCTAACTTAGCCTCTAGAAATTAATTAAGGGttcgtttggatacagctgaaaactgaaaacattttggcaaatttttaaatgtgtgaatagtattgcgggtcccatttttaataaaaaattggttgaAACAATGATGAACAGTGTGCCACTATGCGTGAACAgtgcggttactgttcacgcacagtGATGAACAGTACCTCTTGTCCCCTGTTGAAATCCAtgcgcaggaaaaaaaaaaagtctgaaatGTGAAACTTGAAAACGTGGACGCTGGCCTCtctatccaaacccaccctaAATCTGAGGAACTCTattgttgggaaaaaaattattactcaGGAATAGGAATTAGCTCCAATATTTGTTCACAATGATTGGTGATAGCCTTATGTACCtacatttttagttttatatgttaatattttctttctcatatataaagttttcttttttattttctcttatgGTATGGtgttctaaatttctaattaaattgtttgattttttgatttttgttgggaaatttagaccccggttgatagaattaataagttttaaacccaagtttttaattagatttattatgaataaacttgttaaaacaaacaaacatcaatatcatgtcaaaactaagtgcagcggaaaaaataaataagacaagatatgatgactcagaaaaaccaatgaaaccaaccagtttcacagtaaaaaacctgggggaaaaccttcccgaaaagcaattcacaatagtaaagagaattttcagatctagtacaaaacatttgtccctagactctacaatccccatagatgaagtcacagtagaaaccttctaccgcttcagaacctctgaactcttcaatatatgaacgccacctttttgatgcacagatcccaatacgtgactaactcatttgcacgaattccagtacgtgactcactcaccaacttgaggaagaataatgttggctgcaaagttcttcacttcatcaacaatgaagatcaagaagcacttggttacaaaaccctaaggcgcaaaagacgcagtagcttctttcagagagaataaggctttggtcacctttttcatgtgttctccttgtattctcttatgtgatggcctctaaaataagccttatatatgtctagggttgtgagaaaagaaaccctacacaaatacaaaagcctggcctaaaaattagatctgaaaattctgatttctgtaacctcgaagatagcaggtgtcgagcctcattaaacctcgatagatagctatttgtcgagcagctatcgaaaagctgtccacaggtgtccagcaggtgtctAGCTTTAGTGAAAACTTTttattcacttgtttcttggtctaatcttcatggttttaatactagacttgaacaacatgctatttgaagtattaaacatatcctagatctacccaaatacaagtaaaatgtgttttgtcaaaggatttgctaactacataaaatatgtccttaacaatttttgatttttctggTTAATTGAATGCTGTGTATATTATAACCTTGGCTAATGCAAGTAATAACCTTGGCCTATGCAAGTAATAATGATTAAGCGTAATTTAATCATGTTCAGTGGCAAGATATTTGTACATTGCTATGcgcatatatatttttcatgataaAAGATGGATCAACTGATATCCAAAATGGTGTTAAATTCTTTGTTTAAGTTGACACAGAtagaattttaacttttttaataagaaaaaaatatctatCAAGAGTTAGAACCTGCTAGAAACATTACTTTTATTCATGAGGGTTTGCAAACTATACTCAAGCTGCATTGATAAGAGTGTATCTACAGACAGATAAGGTAGTGGTAGTTCTATTGCTAGTGTTGGCAGTAATGATTCAAAGGTTAAAACTAGAGGCATAATGGATATGTTTTTCAAAAGTACTGAAAACATCCAACAACATGAATAAGGTGTTTTTATATATGCAGAGGATTCAAAATCAATTCTTGATGCTCTAGAATGGTGGTTGGCTAACAACCTTGAATGTTGTATTCTCTATAAATGTCATTTGAAGTACATTCTATTCTGTCACCACACTAGCTTCTAAAGCCACCTTCTTCACTAGAGATAGAGGATGGTGAGTTTCTTTATGGTAGAAAATTGTAGAACTTTTACCATGTGAAGGTAATTAGGCGAAAcctttttataagtaaaaaattatcaagactAAGTTTTCATTACATTTCTTCTTTTGTTCCTAACCAATGACTTAGTTCATTTGATTTCTGTTGATTGTAATAAAAAACTTAGaatctaaatattttaaaatttggcaTAAGTTGAATGAAGGGGTAATAGCATCAAAGAGATAGTCAtttgcttttcttcttcctttttatgATGCGTAGTACTTTGATAATTGAACTAATGCTCatagaatttatatatttagtttcCATGCAGTATGAAGGATTGTTGTTTGTGATAGCTTTCAAATTTGAAGATTGATAATGTGTAATAGGTTGTGGCTATAGGTCCACATTgtttacttgtactacacacatACTTGTACTACATACTCTGCCTCTTATATAAAAGTACTCTTGTATGTTTTATTACc
This genomic stretch from Castanea sativa cultivar Marrone di Chiusa Pesio chromosome 1, ASM4071231v1 harbors:
- the LOC142630561 gene encoding transcription elongation factor TFIIS-like produces the protein MKEAQVFKFLLPKPETDVGMAFFDHQDFKASIMKDGGFEKDSGVPNRKRLIIKFRIPNPKIKTEKTNKDSKPIINKNSGYRERVRKLLTEAFSRVSSETDESISLEIDPVQVVASVESVMFERIGWSNPIKKASYQSILFNLKDPKNPDLRRKVLLGEIKPENLVTMSVEEMASNKRQSENVQIQLKG